The Tautonia rosea genome contains a region encoding:
- a CDS encoding Mpo1-like protein, whose product MICPPLSPDPVVQDWIARHRRPVNFVLHILAIPPTILGVLYIPIYVTLLSVPVFMLAFLLFDGGFLVQFLGHAIDRSEPGEVTFFKKLWRRFCEQRARSRSAAVGGAAGRDAR is encoded by the coding sequence ATGATCTGCCCGCCGCTCTCGCCGGACCCGGTCGTGCAGGACTGGATCGCCCGACACCGTCGGCCGGTCAATTTCGTCCTCCACATCCTGGCAATTCCGCCGACCATTCTGGGGGTGCTGTACATCCCGATCTACGTCACCCTGCTGTCGGTCCCCGTCTTCATGCTGGCGTTTTTGCTGTTCGACGGCGGATTCCTCGTTCAGTTCCTCGGGCATGCGATCGATCGATCGGAGCCGGGCGAAGTGACCTTCTTCAAGAAACTCTGGCGGCGCTTCTGCGAGCAGCGCGCTCGATCGCGGTCGGCCGCGGTGGGCGGGGCTGCAGGACGCGACGCGCGGTGA
- a CDS encoding isocitrate/isopropylmalate dehydrogenase family protein, with protein sequence MAYEVTLITGDGTGPELAEATRRCIDATGVKINWDVQEAGVDVMERLGTPVPDSVLESIKRTGVALKAPITTPVGTGFRSVNVYLRQVLDLYACVRPCKIYEGVRTTFSDHKIDLVIVRENTEDLYAGIEFELDKPETAELIGTIKRLGGKSIRPDSGISIKPISVEGSRRIVQYAFDYARKNGRKKVTAVHKANILKFSDGLFLKTAEEVAKQNSDIEFDERIVDNMCMQLVQKPELYDVLVLPNLYGDILSDLGAGLVGGLGMAPGMNVGDKGAVFEATHGSAPKYKGLNKVNPVALILSGKLMLDYLGETDAGARLEKAVAQVIAEGKDVTYDMKPHRDDPTAVGTSEMADAIIKAMG encoded by the coding sequence ATGGCTTACGAAGTCACCCTCATCACTGGCGACGGTACCGGCCCCGAACTGGCCGAGGCCACCCGACGCTGCATCGACGCCACCGGCGTCAAAATCAACTGGGATGTTCAGGAGGCCGGCGTCGACGTCATGGAACGACTCGGCACCCCTGTGCCCGACAGTGTCCTCGAGTCGATCAAGCGCACCGGGGTCGCCCTGAAGGCTCCGATTACCACCCCCGTCGGCACCGGCTTCCGCTCGGTCAACGTCTACCTCCGCCAGGTGCTCGACCTGTATGCCTGCGTCCGCCCCTGCAAGATCTACGAAGGAGTTCGCACCACCTTCTCCGATCACAAGATCGATCTCGTCATCGTCCGAGAGAACACCGAAGACCTGTACGCGGGCATCGAATTCGAGCTGGACAAGCCCGAAACGGCCGAGCTGATCGGCACCATCAAGCGCCTCGGCGGCAAGTCCATCCGCCCTGATTCGGGCATCTCCATCAAGCCGATCTCCGTTGAAGGCTCGCGCCGGATCGTTCAGTATGCCTTCGACTACGCCCGCAAGAACGGCCGCAAGAAGGTCACCGCCGTCCACAAGGCCAATATCCTGAAATTCTCCGACGGTCTGTTCCTCAAGACCGCCGAGGAAGTCGCCAAGCAGAACTCCGATATCGAGTTCGACGAGCGCATTGTTGACAACATGTGCATGCAGCTTGTCCAGAAGCCCGAACTGTACGACGTGCTTGTCTTGCCGAACCTGTATGGTGACATCCTCTCCGACCTTGGCGCCGGCCTCGTCGGCGGCCTGGGCATGGCCCCCGGCATGAACGTCGGCGACAAGGGAGCCGTCTTCGAGGCGACCCACGGCTCGGCCCCCAAGTACAAGGGCTTGAACAAGGTCAACCCGGTGGCGTTGATCCTCTCCGGCAAGCTCATGCTCGACTACCTCGGCGAAACCGATGCCGGCGCCCGGCTCGAAAAGGCCGTCGCCCAGGTCATCGCCGAAGGGAAGGATGTCACCTACGACATGAAGCCCCACCGCGACGACCCCACAGCCGTCGGTACCTCCGAGATGGCCGACGCCATCATCAAGGCCATGGGCTGA